In Phyllopteryx taeniolatus isolate TA_2022b chromosome 22, UOR_Ptae_1.2, whole genome shotgun sequence, one DNA window encodes the following:
- the dmtf1 gene encoding cyclin-D-binding Myb-like transcription factor 1 isoform X1, whose protein sequence is MSAAAEEQDGSAPETLKSLTLTQDSDASVVLRCPAGAAPPPSPSHARQHGAHVRMRADEEGEPPTKKARASPEGSDASFSLIAMPAAQTRKSFEVTMTTTAPDDTAAQEGVAQIQVLCDDSGAALSPDDKAEVSAVSQAWFTTKEDKDTLANKGHKWKQGMWSKEEVDILMSNIQQYVKGRGIEDPAEIIFEMSKEERKDFYRSVALGLNRPLFAVYRRVLRMYDNRNHVGKYTPGEIEKLKGLRDRHGNDWATIGAALGRSASSVKDRCRLMKDTCNTGKWSEEEERLLAEAVYEMAGVSPGSAVTGGVSWASVANRVATRSEKQCRSKWLNYLNWKHSGGTEWTKDDDLHLTRRILELDVKEENEIKWEDLAGGWSSVRSPQWLRSKWWSIKRQVANHKGIPFPVLLKALHEVMMSSSQSAGGSCSPSSVSSLQIRVGRLEESGGGSAALQIPLQIAHLDSSAAGGEVDTITLNAGALQAFEIIPSFQLQPTSTPGTYLLQTTSSQGLPLSLASNNTVTLTTSSSSASHEHIIFHSLATDSLCASDGVIIQTVASESLIVETEGRRQEERLDTSGLLEHSEKDSEEPTTDGFTDKLTSPAAEVHSGIAAGGAVLIVSPPNVGGTLTDPILENQDGCD, encoded by the exons ATGAGCGCGGCGGCAGAAGAGCAGGACGGCTCCGCGCCGGAGACGCTCAAGTCGCTCACACTGACGCAGGACAGCGACGCCAGCGTCGTACTGCGTTGCCCCGCCGGCGCTGCGCCGCCGCCCTCGCCCTCACATGCACGACAGCACGGCGCTCACGTGCGCATGCGTGCAGATGAAGAGGGCGAGCCGCCGACCAAGAAAGCGCGCGCCTCGCCGGAAGGTTCCGACGCGTCCTTTTCTCTCATCGCGATGCCGG CGGCCCAGACCCGCAAGAGTTTCGAGGTTACCATGACGACAACGGCGCCGGACGACACCGCGGCTCAGGAGGGCGTGGCGCAGATTCAG GTCCTGTGCGACGACAGCGGCGCCGCTCTGTCGCCCGACGACAAGGCGGAAGTGTCGGCCGTCAGTCAGGCCTGGTTCACCACCAAAGAAGACAAAGACACGCTCGCCAACAAAG GTCACaagtggaaacaaggaatgtgGTCCAAAGAGGAGGTCGACATTCTCATGAGCAACATCCAACAATACGTCAAG GGTCGCGGCATCGAGGACCCGGCCGAAATTATCTTCGAGATGTCCAAAGAGGAGCGCAAAGACTTTTACCGCTCGGTGGCGTTGGGTCTCAACAGGCCGCTCTTCGCCGTCTACAGACGAGTCCTGCGCATGTACGACAACCGCAACCACGTCGGCAA gtACACCCCAGGAGAGATTGAGAAGTTGAAAGG GCTGAGGGATCGCCACGGCAACGACTGGGCGACCATCGGCGCGGCGCTGGGCCGCAGCGCCTCGTCCGTCAAGGACCGCTGTCGGCTGATGAAGGACACGTGCAACACGG GCAAGtggagcgaggaggaggagcgtcTTCTGGCCGAGGCGGTGTACGAGATGGCGGGCGTGTCTCCGGGCTCGGCGGTGACGGGGGGCGTGTCCTGGGCCTCGGTGGCCAATCGGGTGGCCACGCGCTCGGAGAAGCAGTGCCGCTCCAAGTGGCTCAACTACCTCAACTGGAAGCACAGCGGCGGCACCGAATGGACCAAGGACGACGACCTCCACCTCACCCGCAG GATTTTGGAGCTGGACGTGAAAGAAGAGAACGAAATCAAGTGGGAAGATCTGGCGGGCGGCTGGAGCAGCGTGCGCTCGCCTCAGTGGCTGCGCTCCAAGTGGTGGAGCATCAAGAGACAAGTGGCCAATCACAAGGGGATCCCGTTCCCGG TGCTGCTCAAGGCGCTCCACGAGGTGATGATGTCATCCTCGCAGTCGGCGGGCGGATCGTGCAGCCCGTCCTCCGTCTCCTCGCTGCAGATCCGCGTGGGCCGATTGGAGGAAAGCGGTGGCGGCTCGGCGGCGCTGCAGATCCCGCTGCAGATCGCGCACCTGG ACTCTTCGGCGGCCGGCGGCGAGGTTGACACAATCACGCTGAACGCCGGCGCGCTACAGGCCTTTGAGATTATTCCG TCATTTCAGCTGCAGCCCACCAGCACGCCGGGCACGTACTTGCTTCAGACCACGTCCAGCCAGGGTCTGCCCCTCAGCCTGGCCAGTAACAACACAGTTACCTTGACGACGAGCTCCTCCTCCGCATCCCACGAGCACATCATCTTTCACAGCCTGGCG ACGGACAGCCTGTGCGCCAGCGATGGCGTCATCATCCAGACGGTGGCGTCAGAGTCGCTGATCGTGGAGACAGAGGGACGGCGGCAGGAGGAACGTCTCGACACTTCGGGTCTTCTGGAACATTCGGAAAAAGACAGTGAGGAGCCAACGACGGACGGCTTCACTGACAAG CTTACTTCGCCCGCAGCCGAGGTGCATTCTGGGATAGCCGCTGGCGGCGCCGTCCTGATCGTGTCCCCTCCCAATGTGGGCGGCACGCTGACAG ATCCCATCTTGGAGAACCAGGATGGGTGCGACTAG
- the tmem243b gene encoding transmembrane protein 243b, with protein sequence MDEFGSRTYGTNGLDNRPLFGETSARDRIINLAVGGFTSLVVLVTVISSFVFPSLPPRPLNVFFAVCILLACGSAILLIFWYRQGDLEPKFRNLIYYKLASIVLLCLCANLYFHDVR encoded by the exons ATGGACGAGTTCGGCAGTAGGACGTACGGCACCAACGGCCTGGACAACAGACCTCTGTTCGGGGAGACGTCGGCACGG gaTCGCATTATCAACTTGGCAGTGGGAGGATTTACGTCTCTTGTTGTGCTG GTGACCGTCATCAGCTCCTTCGTGTTCCCTTCGTTGCCTCCGCGCCCGCTCAACGTTTTCTTCGCCGTTTGCATCCTGCTCGCCTGCGGATCCGCCATATTGTTG ATCTTCTGGTACCGCCAAGGCGACCTGGAGCCCAAATTCCGTAACCTGATCTACTACAAGCTGGCGTCCATCGTGTTGCTGTGTCTGTGTGCCAACCTCTACTTCCACGACGTCAGGTGA
- the dmtf1 gene encoding cyclin-D-binding Myb-like transcription factor 1 isoform X2 has translation MSAAAEEQDGSAPETLKSLTLTQDSDASVVLRCPAGAAPPPSPSHARQHGAHVRMRADEEGEPPTKKARASPEGSDASFSLIAMPAAQTRKSFEVTMTTTAPDDTAAQEGVAQIQVLCDDSGAALSPDDKAEVSAVSQAWFTTKEDKDTLANKGHKWKQGMWSKEEVDILMSNIQQYVKGRGIEDPAEIIFEMSKEERKDFYRSVALGLNRPLFAVYRRVLRMYDNRNHVGKYTPGEIEKLKGLRDRHGNDWATIGAALGRSASSVKDRCRLMKDTCNTGKWSEEEERLLAEAVYEMAGVSPGSAVTGGVSWASVANRVATRSEKQCRSKWLNYLNWKHSGGTEWTKDDDLHLTRRILELDVKEENEIKWEDLAGGWSSVRSPQWLRSKWWSIKRQVANHKGIPFPVLLKALHEVMMSSSQSAGGSCSPSSVSSLQIRVGRLEESGGGSAALQIPLQIAHLDSSAAGGEVDTITLNAGALQAFEIIPSFQLQPTSTPGTYLLQTTSSQGLPLSLASNNTVTLTTSSSSASHEHIIFHSLATDSLCASDGVIIQTVASESLIVETEGRRQEERLDTSGLLEHSEKDSEEPTTDGFTDKQLTSPAAEVHSGIAAGGAVLIVSPPNVGGTLTDPILENQDGCD, from the exons ATGAGCGCGGCGGCAGAAGAGCAGGACGGCTCCGCGCCGGAGACGCTCAAGTCGCTCACACTGACGCAGGACAGCGACGCCAGCGTCGTACTGCGTTGCCCCGCCGGCGCTGCGCCGCCGCCCTCGCCCTCACATGCACGACAGCACGGCGCTCACGTGCGCATGCGTGCAGATGAAGAGGGCGAGCCGCCGACCAAGAAAGCGCGCGCCTCGCCGGAAGGTTCCGACGCGTCCTTTTCTCTCATCGCGATGCCGG CGGCCCAGACCCGCAAGAGTTTCGAGGTTACCATGACGACAACGGCGCCGGACGACACCGCGGCTCAGGAGGGCGTGGCGCAGATTCAG GTCCTGTGCGACGACAGCGGCGCCGCTCTGTCGCCCGACGACAAGGCGGAAGTGTCGGCCGTCAGTCAGGCCTGGTTCACCACCAAAGAAGACAAAGACACGCTCGCCAACAAAG GTCACaagtggaaacaaggaatgtgGTCCAAAGAGGAGGTCGACATTCTCATGAGCAACATCCAACAATACGTCAAG GGTCGCGGCATCGAGGACCCGGCCGAAATTATCTTCGAGATGTCCAAAGAGGAGCGCAAAGACTTTTACCGCTCGGTGGCGTTGGGTCTCAACAGGCCGCTCTTCGCCGTCTACAGACGAGTCCTGCGCATGTACGACAACCGCAACCACGTCGGCAA gtACACCCCAGGAGAGATTGAGAAGTTGAAAGG GCTGAGGGATCGCCACGGCAACGACTGGGCGACCATCGGCGCGGCGCTGGGCCGCAGCGCCTCGTCCGTCAAGGACCGCTGTCGGCTGATGAAGGACACGTGCAACACGG GCAAGtggagcgaggaggaggagcgtcTTCTGGCCGAGGCGGTGTACGAGATGGCGGGCGTGTCTCCGGGCTCGGCGGTGACGGGGGGCGTGTCCTGGGCCTCGGTGGCCAATCGGGTGGCCACGCGCTCGGAGAAGCAGTGCCGCTCCAAGTGGCTCAACTACCTCAACTGGAAGCACAGCGGCGGCACCGAATGGACCAAGGACGACGACCTCCACCTCACCCGCAG GATTTTGGAGCTGGACGTGAAAGAAGAGAACGAAATCAAGTGGGAAGATCTGGCGGGCGGCTGGAGCAGCGTGCGCTCGCCTCAGTGGCTGCGCTCCAAGTGGTGGAGCATCAAGAGACAAGTGGCCAATCACAAGGGGATCCCGTTCCCGG TGCTGCTCAAGGCGCTCCACGAGGTGATGATGTCATCCTCGCAGTCGGCGGGCGGATCGTGCAGCCCGTCCTCCGTCTCCTCGCTGCAGATCCGCGTGGGCCGATTGGAGGAAAGCGGTGGCGGCTCGGCGGCGCTGCAGATCCCGCTGCAGATCGCGCACCTGG ACTCTTCGGCGGCCGGCGGCGAGGTTGACACAATCACGCTGAACGCCGGCGCGCTACAGGCCTTTGAGATTATTCCG TCATTTCAGCTGCAGCCCACCAGCACGCCGGGCACGTACTTGCTTCAGACCACGTCCAGCCAGGGTCTGCCCCTCAGCCTGGCCAGTAACAACACAGTTACCTTGACGACGAGCTCCTCCTCCGCATCCCACGAGCACATCATCTTTCACAGCCTGGCG ACGGACAGCCTGTGCGCCAGCGATGGCGTCATCATCCAGACGGTGGCGTCAGAGTCGCTGATCGTGGAGACAGAGGGACGGCGGCAGGAGGAACGTCTCGACACTTCGGGTCTTCTGGAACATTCGGAAAAAGACAGTGAGGAGCCAACGACGGACGGCTTCACTGACAAG CAGCTTACTTCGCCCGCAGCCGAGGTGCATTCTGGGATAGCCGCTGGCGGCGCCGTCCTGATCGTGTCCCCTCCCAATGTGGGCGGCACGCTGACAG ATCCCATCTTGGAGAACCAGGATGGGTGCGACTAG